A stretch of the Fusobacterium varium genome encodes the following:
- a CDS encoding ABC transporter periplasmic protein, protein MKKIIYIFFIGIFITTFLYGQKTSIKKYNRIISLSMAGDEMLFDLVGKNRILAFSGYSNKNEMASVLYDKLDRFTKVDNVEKIIDMEPDLVIAANWLKKDILSQLEDAGINVYIYSTSSTYEEQKNLIMELAELVEEKEKGNEIVRNMDERLAAVQKKIKESRKISPRVLEYSHYEGTNGKGSIFDDMLQKIYVINTAREAGIGRFAKISKEKVIEINPDVIIVPIWDSTAAKDSSRFLEFLSKDKSYKDLKAVKNGRIYPIPGKYVYIYSQYVIDGIEELANSIYQLKDDKE, encoded by the coding sequence ATGAAGAAAATTATCTATATATTCTTTATAGGAATATTTATTACAACTTTTTTATATGGGCAGAAAACGTCTATTAAAAAATATAATAGAATAATTTCTTTATCAATGGCAGGAGATGAAATGCTTTTTGATTTGGTTGGAAAAAATAGAATACTTGCATTTAGTGGATATTCTAATAAAAATGAAATGGCATCTGTTTTATATGATAAATTGGATAGATTCACAAAAGTAGATAATGTAGAAAAGATAATTGATATGGAGCCTGACTTAGTGATTGCAGCTAACTGGTTAAAAAAAGATATATTATCTCAATTGGAAGATGCAGGGATTAATGTATATATTTACAGTACCTCTTCTACATATGAGGAACAGAAAAATCTCATCATGGAATTAGCTGAGTTGGTAGAAGAAAAAGAAAAAGGAAATGAAATTGTAAGGAATATGGATGAAAGATTAGCTGCGGTCCAGAAAAAAATAAAAGAAAGTAGAAAAATTTCTCCAAGGGTATTGGAATACTCTCATTATGAAGGAACAAATGGAAAAGGAAGTATTTTTGATGACATGCTTCAAAAAATATATGTTATAAATACTGCTAGAGAAGCAGGGATAGGACGTTTTGCAAAAATATCAAAAGAAAAAGTTATAGAGATTAATCCAGATGTAATTATAGTGCCTATATGGGATTCTACTGCTGCAAAGGATAGCAGTAGATTTTTAGAATTTTTAAGTAAGGATAAAAGCTATAAAGACTTGAAAGCTGTAAAAAATGGCAGAATATATCCTATTCCAGGAAAATATGTGTATATATATTCTCAATATGTTATAGATGGAATAGAAGAGTTAGCTAACAGTATTTATCAATTAAAAGATGATAAAGAATAG
- a CDS encoding putative TonB-dependent hemin receptor: MKKYLMVVAVLAVSSSITAADEKFAVKLDETIVSAESFGTSVLETPKNVTVITSEEIERRGAQTIEEALKVVPGLTAYNNIGGSDAKISFRGMAPGKEEQNILFLIDGIPYNSTVDTAGVNLNLIPVDTIERIEVVPNGGNVLYGEGAVAGVINIITKEGKNKKYYGTVGYERGSYDLKKYKVNVGSQITDRLSLNVNYLNKEVENYRKHDTRDVEYADFNSKYKFDNGTLTLGFTHSETESRFPGKLTKTQIDKGQIKPSTGSTKGKEKLKIYRGKYETAITDNLQFSIAGDYKDKLYNSINEKTGATSTVRDTQSFYITPQVKYQYMDNSYFIVGGDFSKGKSEYVYTTSTSTDTKRESLGVFATNKTRINDFIFTQGYRHQKIKYDVTDRLYPSKGHTLPKTVDETFSENAYELTGSYLLNESSSIYLTYNRAFRAPTADEAGRWRPGYDVEMQTSDTFELGLKTVWNNLYFSGAIFQTDTDNEIFYVAYENGKLGTTYNLPGKNRRRGIELSMEQYFDKITFREGFSYIEHEIKSGPFSGNEIPGVSKYVYNLGMDYSILNNLIFNTAFYYYGSAYATYDFHNNLGKQKGHTELNVSLSYKMENGLTLYGGINNILDKEYFNAKAGSDGKTLDYYYGTRRNYYVGFKYSF; encoded by the coding sequence ATGAAAAAATATTTAATGGTAGTTGCTGTATTAGCAGTTAGCTCATCAATAACAGCAGCTGATGAAAAGTTTGCAGTTAAACTGGATGAAACAATAGTTTCTGCTGAAAGTTTTGGAACAAGTGTATTGGAAACACCTAAAAACGTAACTGTAATAACTTCAGAAGAAATTGAGAGAAGGGGTGCTCAAACTATTGAAGAGGCTTTGAAGGTAGTGCCAGGTTTAACAGCTTATAATAATATAGGCGGATCAGACGCTAAAATATCTTTTAGAGGGATGGCCCCTGGAAAAGAAGAACAGAATATTCTATTTTTAATAGATGGGATTCCATATAATAGTACTGTGGATACTGCTGGAGTTAATTTAAACCTTATACCAGTAGATACAATTGAAAGAATAGAGGTAGTTCCTAATGGAGGAAATGTACTATATGGTGAAGGAGCAGTAGCTGGTGTAATAAATATTATTACAAAAGAGGGAAAAAATAAAAAATATTATGGAACTGTTGGCTATGAGAGAGGTTCTTATGATTTAAAAAAATATAAAGTCAATGTAGGATCTCAAATTACAGATAGGTTATCATTAAATGTAAATTATCTTAATAAAGAAGTTGAAAATTATAGAAAGCATGATACAAGAGATGTGGAATATGCAGACTTTAATTCAAAATATAAATTTGATAATGGAACGCTGACTTTAGGATTTACTCATTCAGAAACTGAATCTAGATTTCCTGGAAAATTAACTAAAACTCAAATTGATAAAGGACAGATAAAACCTTCAACAGGTTCTACTAAAGGAAAAGAAAAATTAAAAATATACAGAGGAAAGTATGAAACTGCAATTACTGATAATCTGCAGTTCAGCATAGCAGGAGATTATAAAGATAAATTATATAATTCTATAAATGAAAAAACTGGAGCAACAAGTACAGTAAGAGATACTCAATCTTTTTATATTACTCCACAAGTAAAATATCAATATATGGACAATTCATATTTTATTGTTGGAGGAGATTTTTCTAAAGGAAAATCTGAATATGTATATACAACTTCTACAAGTACAGATACTAAAAGAGAATCTTTAGGAGTATTTGCTACAAATAAGACAAGAATTAATGATTTTATTTTTACTCAAGGATATAGACATCAGAAAATAAAATATGATGTAACAGATAGACTCTACCCTTCAAAAGGACATACACTTCCTAAAACGGTAGATGAAACTTTTAGTGAAAATGCTTATGAGTTAACTGGAAGTTATTTATTAAATGAAAGCAGCAGTATATATTTAACATACAATAGGGCTTTTAGAGCTCCTACAGCTGATGAAGCAGGACGTTGGAGACCAGGATATGATGTAGAAATGCAGACATCAGATACATTTGAATTAGGATTAAAGACTGTATGGAATAACCTATATTTTTCTGGAGCTATATTTCAAACAGATACAGATAATGAAATATTTTATGTAGCCTATGAAAATGGAAAATTAGGAACAACATATAATCTTCCTGGAAAAAACAGAAGAAGAGGAATTGAATTATCTATGGAACAATATTTTGATAAGATTACTTTTAGAGAAGGATTCAGTTATATAGAACATGAAATAAAAAGTGGGCCTTTTTCTGGAAATGAAATACCAGGAGTTTCAAAATATGTGTATAACCTAGGAATGGACTATAGTATTTTAAATAATTTAATATTTAATACAGCCTTTTACTACTATGGAAGTGCCTATGCTACTTATGATTTTCATAATAATTTAGGAAAACAAAAGGGGCATACTGAACTTAATGTATCATTGAGCTATAAGATGGAAAATGGTTTGACTCTTTATGGAGGAATAAATAATATATTAGATAAAGAGTATTTTAATGCAAAAGCAGGAAGTGATGGAAAAACATTGGATTATTATTATGGAACAAGAAGAAACTATTATGTTGGATTCAAATATAGTTTTTAA
- a CDS encoding ABC transporter ATP-binding protein, with protein MNLEIKNGNFGYLRENLILKNINLKVNDGEIFTILGQNGIGKTTLLKCLNGVLKWSSGEMYIGDRRINSPKELKNIGYVPQAHSLSFPYSVRELTIMGRARYLGMFSIPSKKDQKLVEEVLDEIGILHLIDKKCSELSGGQLQMVFVARALIGEPQILILDEPESHLDFKNQAIILKLIVRLVKEKGITCIFNTHYPEYALRISDRSLIMGKDDYIIGKTIDIINEDNLRKYFNIETKIFDTEIEDKILKSVIIAEDFNK; from the coding sequence ATGAATTTAGAGATAAAAAATGGAAACTTTGGATATTTAAGAGAGAATTTAATTTTAAAGAATATAAATTTAAAAGTAAATGATGGAGAAATATTTACAATATTGGGGCAAAATGGGATAGGAAAAACTACTTTGCTAAAATGTCTTAATGGTGTATTAAAATGGAGTTCTGGAGAGATGTATATAGGAGATAGAAGAATAAATTCGCCTAAAGAATTGAAAAATATAGGATATGTACCACAGGCACATAGTCTTTCTTTTCCATATTCAGTAAGGGAATTAACTATAATGGGAAGAGCTAGATATTTGGGAATGTTTTCTATTCCCTCTAAAAAAGATCAGAAATTAGTGGAAGAAGTATTAGATGAGATAGGAATACTTCATCTAATAGATAAAAAGTGTTCTGAATTGAGCGGAGGACAGTTACAGATGGTATTTGTAGCAAGAGCTTTGATTGGAGAACCTCAAATATTAATCTTAGATGAACCTGAATCTCATTTAGATTTTAAAAATCAGGCCATAATTTTAAAATTAATAGTTAGATTGGTAAAAGAAAAAGGTATAACTTGTATTTTTAATACTCATTATCCAGAATATGCTTTAAGAATCTCTGATAGATCACTGATAATGGGAAAGGATGATTATATCATAGGAAAAACTATTGATATAATAAATGAGGACAATTTAAGAAAATATTTTAATATAGAAACAAAAATTTTTGATACTGAAATTGAGGATAAGATTTTAAAAAGTGTAATTATTGCAGAAGATTTTAATAAATAA
- a CDS encoding ABC transporter permease, which yields MYKDNYRKKLLFLIIVLFFCIFGGIFLGRFYISPAVFYSTIINSLKGIENTSIESSIIYQLRIPRVLMNVVIGAGLAVSGTALQGIFQNPLVSPDVISVSSGSAFGAVLGILFFGMNSYVIVLAMFFGILSVGMTYILSRVRGESSTLSLVLSGMVMTSLFGSLISLIKYTADPYDKLPAITYWLMGSFSNVSYSGLKIAVIPVGIGMMILYLLRWRINILSLGDDEVRSLGVNPLQIRAFIIILVTLITAACVTITGIIGWIGLLIPHICRMFIGVDNTKLIPSSCIMGAIFMLIIDGIARTATAAEIPIGILTSLVGAPFFIIIFKRYKSW from the coding sequence ATGTATAAGGATAATTATAGAAAGAAACTTTTGTTTCTTATAATAGTATTGTTTTTTTGTATATTTGGAGGAATATTTTTAGGAAGGTTTTATATCTCTCCTGCAGTATTCTATTCAACTATAATAAACAGCTTAAAAGGAATAGAAAATACATCTATTGAAAGTTCAATAATATATCAACTTAGAATACCAAGAGTATTAATGAATGTGGTAATAGGAGCAGGACTTGCTGTATCAGGAACAGCACTTCAAGGAATATTTCAAAATCCGTTGGTAAGCCCAGATGTAATCAGTGTAAGTTCTGGGTCAGCTTTTGGAGCAGTTCTTGGAATATTATTTTTTGGAATGAACAGTTATGTTATAGTTTTAGCTATGTTTTTTGGAATATTAAGTGTAGGAATGACGTATATTTTATCAAGAGTGAGAGGAGAGAGTTCCACCCTCTCTCTTGTACTTTCAGGGATGGTTATGACATCACTTTTTGGTTCTCTTATTTCTTTGATTAAGTATACTGCTGATCCTTATGATAAACTTCCAGCTATAACTTACTGGCTTATGGGAAGTTTTTCTAATGTTTCATATTCTGGATTGAAAATAGCAGTAATTCCTGTTGGGATAGGAATGATGATCTTATATCTTTTAAGATGGAGAATAAATATTCTTTCTCTAGGAGACGATGAAGTTCGGTCATTAGGTGTTAATCCACTTCAAATCAGAGCTTTTATAATAATTTTAGTAACTTTAATAACAGCTGCATGTGTAACTATTACAGGAATAATAGGATGGATAGGATTGTTAATACCGCATATATGCCGTATGTTTATAGGAGTTGATAATACAAAACTGATTCCAAGTTCTTGCATAATGGGAGCTATATTTATGCTGATAATAGATGGAATAGCCAGAACAGCTACAGCAGCAGAGATACCAATAGGGATACTCACTTCTTTAGTAGGAGCACCATTTTTTATTATTATTTTTAAGAGATACAAGAGTTGGTGA
- a CDS encoding ABC transporter → MKKILSCMFMCSLFMLGSISTEGKVVTDLTGKNVEISDNIQKVAIVPIPWASLAYAVDGSASKIVGMHPSAIGAYKISILKEMAPEMEKINSTFVDNNFNMNYEELALLKPELVVIWDYQGEVKEKLDKIKIPSVAIKYGTLEDVQAGIKLLGDIFNKEEKAAELIAYHKDTNNYLTSKENELKNIKRKKILYIRDSQLTVATGNSVNDIMINMAGGENVTKDIKTGNWTKVTMEQVMVWNPDIIILSNFDNIQPDDIYNNKISGQNWANIEAIKNKKVYKAPIGIYRWDAPCAETPLMIKWIAKTAAPEIFKEYNIKKDIKDFYSKFFDYELSEEQLETILNIKINQGLDI, encoded by the coding sequence ATGAAAAAGATTTTAAGTTGTATGTTTATGTGTTCATTGTTTATGTTGGGAAGTATAAGTACAGAAGGTAAAGTAGTAACTGACTTGACAGGAAAGAATGTAGAGATATCAGATAACATTCAGAAGGTGGCTATAGTACCAATACCTTGGGCCTCTCTTGCTTATGCAGTAGATGGAAGTGCTTCAAAGATTGTAGGAATGCATCCATCAGCTATTGGAGCATATAAAATAAGCATTTTAAAAGAAATGGCTCCAGAAATGGAAAAAATAAATTCAACATTTGTGGATAATAATTTTAATATGAATTATGAGGAATTGGCTCTTTTAAAACCAGAATTAGTAGTAATATGGGATTATCAAGGAGAAGTAAAAGAAAAACTGGATAAAATAAAAATACCTTCAGTAGCTATAAAATATGGAACATTGGAAGATGTTCAAGCGGGAATTAAGTTGTTGGGAGATATTTTTAATAAAGAGGAAAAAGCAGCTGAATTGATAGCATATCATAAGGATACGAATAATTATCTGACATCAAAAGAAAATGAGCTAAAAAATATAAAAAGAAAAAAGATTCTTTATATAAGAGATTCACAATTAACAGTGGCAACAGGAAATTCAGTTAATGATATTATGATAAATATGGCTGGTGGAGAAAATGTAACTAAGGATATTAAAACAGGAAACTGGACTAAAGTGACTATGGAACAAGTAATGGTATGGAATCCAGATATAATTATTTTGAGTAATTTTGATAATATACAACCAGATGATATCTATAATAATAAAATCAGTGGACAAAATTGGGCAAATATTGAAGCTATAAAAAATAAAAAAGTATATAAAGCTCCAATAGGAATTTATAGATGGGATGCACCTTGTGCAGAGACACCACTTATGATTAAATGGATAGCTAAAACTGCTGCACCTGAAATTTTTAAAGAATATAATATAAAAAAAGATATTAAAGATTTTTATTCTAAGTTTTTTGATTATGAACTTTCAGAAGAACAACTAGAAACTATTTTAAATATAAAAATAAATCAAGGACTTGATATTTAA
- a CDS encoding putative siderophore receptor: MKKRLVILSFICAVSSLYAESNMGVRLEEKVITTTGFSETVKDEIKNVIVINQQDIEKKHYNQVTDILKDYSMINVSGTSQGTIINMRGQNHSAIDMKVKVMIDGVPINTIMSPQGFNTIPVATIEKIEILPGSGAVLYGDRASGGYINIITKKNVDKPFLSLDSGIGSYNKKYTNIFTGTKITDKLGIMVGYNGLSREGYRDEDKGIENNYSGTLTYDISNNQRLILKGENYRGDFNFTDAVAKTKLEKDRESAGAVSRWYSRRESYQAVYEGKFDKFTLGVTGFKSKIDNDTQSTRLTTCTMDIEGIGVKGRYEHSNGILVAGYDYNKNNGIMKSSSTAMDVDKITNAIYAVEKYKLNDNLILSVGGRKEWNEYDGYRDSGVNLDIDNKIDNYAADIGLNYLYSNTGNIYVKFERGFVAPTPRQLANRIKGDYVGNDLKAEKSTTYEIGMKDNIFGSYVSITGFFSTIKDEISYQSLGSPNFVYENLDETERKGIELTAEQYLGKLTLNESFTFIDAEITKGSKKGQDIPNVPEKRFVLSATYEATEKLTLNTSINYTGSMNTGSYNKDSNIVTDLSVKYDIGRGLSIYGGVNNLFNEKYYLEETKTTGIPADERDFYLGFKYNI; encoded by the coding sequence ATGAAAAAAAGATTAGTTATTTTAAGTTTTATTTGTGCTGTGTCATCACTTTATGCTGAATCAAATATGGGGGTAAGATTAGAGGAAAAGGTTATTACTACAACAGGATTTTCTGAAACGGTTAAAGATGAAATAAAAAATGTTATTGTAATAAATCAACAAGATATTGAGAAAAAACACTATAATCAGGTAACAGATATTTTAAAAGATTATTCGATGATTAATGTAAGTGGAACTTCTCAAGGAACTATTATAAATATGAGAGGTCAAAATCATAGCGCTATAGATATGAAAGTTAAAGTGATGATAGATGGGGTGCCAATTAATACAATAATGTCTCCACAAGGATTTAATACAATACCAGTTGCAACAATAGAAAAGATAGAAATCCTTCCAGGAAGTGGAGCAGTCCTTTATGGTGATAGGGCTTCTGGTGGATACATAAATATAATTACTAAAAAAAATGTAGATAAACCATTTTTAAGCCTTGATTCTGGAATTGGATCTTATAATAAAAAATATACAAATATCTTTACAGGTACAAAAATAACAGATAAATTAGGAATAATGGTAGGATATAACGGATTATCAAGAGAAGGTTACAGAGATGAAGACAAAGGGATAGAGAATAACTATTCAGGAACATTAACTTATGATATTAGCAATAATCAAAGATTAATTTTAAAAGGTGAAAATTATAGAGGAGATTTTAACTTTACAGATGCTGTAGCAAAAACAAAATTAGAAAAAGATAGAGAAAGTGCAGGAGCAGTATCAAGATGGTATTCAAGAAGAGAAAGTTATCAAGCAGTATATGAAGGAAAGTTTGATAAATTTACTTTAGGAGTTACTGGATTTAAATCAAAAATAGATAATGATACTCAAAGTACAAGATTAACAACTTGTACAATGGATATAGAAGGAATTGGAGTTAAAGGAAGATATGAGCATTCTAATGGAATATTAGTGGCAGGTTATGACTACAATAAAAATAATGGAATAATGAAAAGTTCTAGTACAGCTATGGATGTTGATAAAATAACTAATGCAATTTATGCTGTAGAAAAATATAAGCTTAATGATAACCTGATTTTAAGCGTTGGTGGAAGAAAAGAATGGAATGAATATGATGGATATAGAGATTCTGGAGTAAATTTGGATATTGATAATAAAATAGACAATTATGCTGCTGATATAGGATTAAATTATTTATACAGTAATACAGGAAATATATATGTAAAATTTGAAAGAGGTTTTGTGGCTCCAACACCAAGACAATTAGCTAACAGAATAAAAGGAGATTATGTCGGAAATGATTTAAAAGCTGAAAAATCAACAACTTATGAAATTGGAATGAAAGATAATATCTTTGGAAGTTATGTAAGTATAACAGGATTTTTTTCTACAATAAAAGATGAAATTAGTTATCAATCTTTAGGAAGCCCCAATTTTGTATATGAAAATCTTGATGAAACAGAAAGAAAAGGAATAGAATTAACAGCAGAACAATACTTAGGAAAATTAACACTAAATGAATCATTTACTTTTATAGATGCAGAAATTACTAAAGGAAGCAAGAAAGGACAAGATATTCCAAATGTTCCTGAAAAAAGGTTTGTACTTTCTGCAACATATGAAGCAACAGAAAAATTAACATTAAATACAAGTATAAATTATACAGGAAGTATGAATACAGGAAGTTATAATAAAGATTCTAATATTGTTACTGATTTATCAGTAAAATATGACATAGGTAGAGGATTAAGTATATATGGAGGAGTCAATAATTTATTTAATGAAAAGTACTATTTAGAAGAAACTAAAACTACTGGAATTCCTGCTGATGAAAGAGATTTTTATTTAGGGTTTAAATACAATATTTAA
- a CDS encoding putative oxidoreductase nitrogenase, giving the protein MMNKFNRLPIPNSRMGTLLTIAGIDKTAIIEYGPSGTTHFAMDFLMGTGFERINLFSAHIKENDLLFGETERLEKAIIELDKKNLYEYIFVSATSLTALVGIDIVACCNILQKKIKAKLIPLEDSGSYGDISIGIENGFSLLVSNFCEKKIKKNSGKFNIIGLSKNDCFYKSDKKTIEFIVEKYFSLKLNSCLNISAEIEKLKDISEAEINIVVRPEGIKAAKYLEKYCGTTYIVANFYGVNNIKNTLEKIGNILKKSRDSYLITEEIKRITEAKIALKRKLRNKKLSVCISGNYFEACGLCSLLENDLNILVKKIIINHKLTELHTQYYKEYLDKIIDREQWNEAESYDLILGDEELLNYLDGELKIRVSNPNIQAKFLSCENSFMGIEGVLKMGEMILNQLK; this is encoded by the coding sequence ATGATGAATAAATTTAATAGGCTGCCTATTCCAAATAGCAGAATGGGAACTCTTTTAACAATAGCAGGAATAGATAAAACAGCAATTATAGAGTATGGACCTTCTGGAACAACTCATTTTGCAATGGATTTTTTAATGGGAACAGGTTTTGAAAGAATTAATCTTTTCAGTGCACATATAAAAGAAAATGATCTTCTTTTTGGGGAAACAGAGAGATTAGAAAAAGCGATAATAGAATTAGATAAAAAAAATCTGTATGAATATATTTTTGTTTCTGCTACAAGTCTTACTGCTTTAGTAGGAATAGATATTGTAGCTTGTTGTAATATATTACAGAAAAAAATAAAAGCAAAGCTTATTCCTTTAGAAGATAGTGGAAGTTATGGAGATATATCTATTGGAATAGAAAATGGATTTTCTTTATTAGTTTCAAACTTTTGTGAAAAAAAGATAAAAAAGAATAGTGGAAAATTTAATATAATAGGACTTTCTAAAAATGATTGCTTTTACAAAAGTGATAAAAAAACTATTGAATTTATAGTGGAAAAATATTTTTCTTTAAAGCTAAATTCTTGCCTGAATATATCAGCAGAAATAGAAAAATTAAAAGATATTTCAGAAGCTGAAATTAATATAGTAGTAAGACCAGAAGGAATAAAAGCAGCAAAATATTTGGAAAAATATTGTGGAACGACTTATATTGTTGCTAATTTTTATGGAGTTAATAATATAAAAAATACATTGGAAAAAATAGGAAATATTTTAAAAAAATCTAGAGATTCTTATTTAATAACTGAAGAAATAAAAAGAATAACAGAGGCTAAAATAGCATTAAAAAGAAAATTGAGAAATAAAAAACTGAGTGTATGTATAAGTGGAAACTATTTTGAAGCATGCGGTTTATGTAGTTTATTAGAAAATGATCTAAACATATTAGTAAAAAAAATTATAATAAATCATAAGCTAACAGAATTACATACACAGTATTATAAAGAATATTTAGATAAGATAATTGATAGAGAACAATGGAATGAGGCAGAAAGCTATGATTTAATATTAGGGGATGAAGAATTATTAAATTATTTGGATGGAGAACTAAAAATAAGGGTAAGTAATCCAAATATTCAAGCTAAATTTTTAAGTTGTGAAAATTCTTTTATGGGAATAGAAGGAGTTTTAAAGATGGGGGAAATGATTTTAAATCAACTAAAATAA
- a CDS encoding putative nitrogenase — MKIEELSYAINPGSHCDLFGAVMVAAGIESLKILVIGTEECTYYSKNFIFEYGKKQRDDSLLMLSLTDKEIVLGIEEILVKTIDEIINIYLPEVILIITTCIVELTGEDIEGIIKSIENKYKTKILLMRTEHFKCDNYIKGMAKTINILGELIESPNFENNLKSFNILGMRYRNGEKSKISLILKEKGISINSIVPYSINSLDDIKNLSNVKINIVVDFTGLELAKYMERKFSIPYINLLRIGKVEELEKEYLKIENILEIDIKDNIKEALNKILNLKNKIKEKNMNNKLAVVAPISVSAVEIGILLEQVGIIPKIMVIKDIYSFEEEDAEYLSKNYLVKYIKSGNLEPIRELYKEMDVDYFIGMEYPQILKKYEIKHLNINYLTDGQFGLEAQEEILSAILKECE; from the coding sequence ATGAAGATAGAAGAATTATCATATGCAATAAATCCAGGTTCTCATTGTGATCTTTTTGGAGCAGTTATGGTTGCAGCAGGAATAGAAAGTTTAAAAATATTAGTTATAGGAACTGAAGAATGTACATATTATAGTAAAAATTTTATTTTTGAATATGGAAAGAAACAAAGAGATGATTCTTTATTAATGCTTTCATTAACTGATAAAGAAATAGTATTAGGGATTGAAGAGATATTAGTTAAAACTATTGATGAGATTATAAATATTTATTTACCAGAGGTAATTTTAATTATTACTACTTGTATAGTTGAACTTACAGGAGAAGATATTGAAGGAATTATTAAAAGTATTGAAAATAAATATAAAACTAAAATTCTACTTATGAGAACTGAACATTTTAAATGTGATAACTATATCAAAGGAATGGCCAAAACTATAAACATTTTAGGAGAATTGATAGAAAGTCCTAATTTTGAAAATAATTTGAAAAGTTTTAATATCTTAGGAATGAGATATAGAAATGGAGAAAAATCAAAAATATCTTTAATTTTAAAAGAAAAAGGAATAAGTATTAATAGTATCGTCCCATATTCAATAAACTCATTGGATGATATAAAAAATTTATCAAATGTAAAAATTAATATTGTAGTAGATTTTACTGGCTTAGAACTAGCAAAATATATGGAAAGGAAGTTTTCAATTCCCTATATAAATTTACTTAGAATAGGAAAAGTAGAAGAATTAGAAAAAGAATACTTAAAAATTGAAAATATTCTAGAAATAGATATTAAAGATAATATAAAAGAGGCCTTAAATAAAATTTTAAATTTAAAAAATAAAATCAAAGAAAAAAATATGAATAATAAATTAGCAGTAGTAGCTCCTATATCAGTTTCAGCAGTAGAAATAGGGATATTATTAGAACAGGTTGGAATTATTCCTAAAATTATGGTTATTAAAGATATCTATAGTTTTGAAGAAGAAGATGCAGAGTATCTATCTAAGAATTATTTAGTTAAATATATAAAAAGTGGAAATCTAGAACCTATCAGGGAATTATATAAAGAAATGGATGTAGATTATTTTATAGGAATGGAATATCCTCAAATTTTAAAGAAATATGAAATAAAACATTTAAATATAAATTATCTTACTGATGGACAGTTTGGCCTGGAGGCTCAAGAAGAAATCTTGTCAGCAATATTGAAGGAATGTGAGTAA
- a CDS encoding ABC transporter: MRKIIGFFLGIIITSFLFGEEFVLEQGKNKLVLNSFPKRIATDSAIVARVLDVLEIDLIGAPTSMTKIPDRYNKVVKVGRAGSPDYEVMKDLNLDLVISTTFAEFSTSERYKQLGIPVFYIDLESYQTSKESLKKLGLAFQKENISNNLLKDIEKREKIIIDKAQKQKPKRIAILYNLDSTVSIISNDHFASELISKINCINVSNEVEGKVNSRAKIIPFSVEKLVYLNPDYILKIAPDELKNDLLKDNELLKVTNAYKNNKILNISSTLFRMSSGVNGIEALEELYKIVYEE, from the coding sequence ATGAGGAAAATAATAGGATTTTTTTTAGGGATTATAATAACTAGTTTTTTATTTGGTGAAGAATTTGTATTGGAACAAGGAAAAAATAAGTTAGTGCTAAATAGTTTTCCAAAAAGAATAGCTACAGATTCTGCTATTGTTGCAAGAGTATTGGATGTTCTAGAAATAGATTTAATAGGGGCTCCTACATCTATGACAAAAATTCCAGATAGATATAACAAAGTTGTAAAAGTTGGAAGAGCTGGATCACCAGACTATGAAGTAATGAAAGATTTAAATTTAGATTTAGTTATATCTACTACATTTGCTGAATTTTCAACATCTGAAAGATATAAGCAATTAGGAATACCTGTATTTTATATAGATTTAGAAAGTTACCAAACTTCAAAGGAAAGTTTAAAGAAGCTTGGATTAGCTTTTCAAAAAGAAAATATTAGTAATAATCTTTTAAAAGATATAGAAAAAAGAGAAAAAATTATAATTGATAAAGCACAAAAACAAAAACCAAAAAGGATAGCTATTTTATATAACTTGGATAGCACAGTTAGTATTATTTCAAATGATCATTTTGCAAGTGAACTTATTTCTAAAATTAATTGTATAAATGTATCTAATGAGGTTGAAGGGAAAGTTAATAGTAGAGCAAAAATAATCCCTTTCAGTGTAGAAAAATTAGTATATTTAAATCCAGACTATATATTAAAAATAGCTCCAGATGAATTAAAAAATGACTTATTGAAAGACAATGAACTTTTAAAAGTAACAAACGCCTATAAAAATAATAAAATATTAAATATAAGTTCAACTTTATTTAGAATGAGTTCTGGAGTGAATGGAATAGAGGCTTTAGAAGAACTCTATAAAATAGTTTATGAGGAGTAG